From Neobacillus sp. PS2-9, the proteins below share one genomic window:
- a CDS encoding DUF421 domain-containing protein, whose protein sequence is MNQVETLIIAVLRTCFSFLILLTVSIWIGKQVNSHNNHYNFALSVTLGSFIANMGFDTNLKFTPMLASFTALISMYLISSLISNKNRRFRLWLSGEPTVVIENGKLLDGNMKKIRYTLDDLNQQLREQGIFDLIEVEFALLEVSGKLSVLKKTKFQNVTKNEIVPTNNSVDIHLPIELIMDGRVVEKNFNSQYSSAWLNQELQSRNLELKDIQYAVISSNSSLFIDLYNDNLKSPLDRE, encoded by the coding sequence ATGAATCAAGTGGAGACTTTAATTATTGCCGTTCTGCGAACGTGTTTTTCATTTTTAATATTATTGACAGTTTCGATATGGATTGGAAAACAAGTAAATTCCCATAACAATCACTATAATTTTGCATTATCTGTAACGCTAGGTTCTTTTATTGCTAATATGGGTTTTGATACGAATTTAAAATTCACCCCAATGTTGGCTTCTTTTACTGCACTTATTTCTATGTACTTAATTAGTTCACTCATATCTAATAAAAACAGACGTTTTCGGTTGTGGCTTTCAGGGGAGCCTACCGTTGTTATTGAGAATGGGAAGCTTTTAGATGGTAATATGAAGAAAATACGGTATACGCTTGATGATTTAAACCAGCAGCTAAGAGAGCAAGGGATTTTTGATTTAATCGAAGTGGAGTTTGCGTTATTAGAAGTTAGTGGTAAGTTATCTGTTTTGAAAAAGACAAAATTTCAAAATGTAACCAAAAATGAAATTGTCCCAACTAATAATAGTGTTGATATCCATCTTCCTATAGAGCTAATCATGGATGGAAGGGTTGTTGAGAAGAATTTTAACTCACAATACTCAAGCGCTTGGCTCAATCAGGAGTTGCAATCTCGAAACCTGGAACTGAAAGATATTCAATACGCTGTTATATCATCTAATAGTTCTCTTTTTATTGATTTATATAATGACAATTTAAAATCTCCATTAGATCGGGAGTAA
- the brnQ gene encoding branched-chain amino acid transport system II carrier protein: MQNKLSFSRYFIIGVMLFALFFGAGNLIFPASLGQKAGSNIWLAVGGFLITGIGLPFLGILAMGVSGSKNLQELASRIHPVFGVVFTSLLYLTIGPFFAAPRTGAVAFDIGIAPFVNENNGHAGLIIFTLLFFVVTLWFSLNPAKIVDNVGKILSPGIIILIFVLLFMIIVKPVGTIEAPQASYSTGAFMKGLMEGYNTMDALASLVFGIIVINAIRSMGITSSHGILLASAKSGIVATFFLGIIYVGIAYLGATSTEAFGLFDTGGPVLGKAASYYFGSFGTVMLSIIIILACLTTSIGLMTACGEYFHTLMPRIGYKMWVVFFSLISLIIANFGLSNIITFSIPVLMFLYPLAIALMLLAFVSKLFNHSQIVYVTVIGVTFCISIIDGFKTLCSLLEMDYFAWLAPIVSFYERALPLYKDGLGWLLPVLTAIIITSLFVRLQKVTAVRVKNKTESAL, translated from the coding sequence ATGCAAAATAAATTAAGTTTTTCAAGGTATTTCATCATTGGTGTGATGTTGTTTGCCTTGTTTTTCGGCGCAGGAAATTTAATTTTTCCTGCATCGCTTGGTCAAAAAGCAGGATCAAACATTTGGCTGGCAGTTGGAGGATTTTTAATAACGGGAATAGGCTTGCCGTTTCTGGGAATCTTGGCAATGGGTGTTTCGGGAAGTAAGAATTTACAAGAGCTTGCTAGCCGTATTCATCCAGTCTTTGGAGTGGTCTTTACATCTCTTCTATACCTAACCATAGGTCCATTTTTTGCAGCTCCTAGAACGGGAGCTGTTGCGTTTGATATCGGAATTGCACCTTTTGTGAATGAAAATAATGGACATGCTGGACTGATTATATTTACCCTATTATTTTTTGTTGTTACACTTTGGTTTTCTCTAAACCCTGCGAAAATAGTCGATAATGTGGGGAAAATACTGTCTCCTGGCATTATCATCCTTATTTTTGTGCTACTGTTCATGATAATAGTAAAACCAGTCGGTACGATTGAAGCTCCACAAGCATCTTATTCAACAGGCGCATTTATGAAAGGTTTAATGGAAGGCTATAATACAATGGATGCACTCGCTTCGCTTGTATTTGGTATTATTGTCATCAACGCGATTCGTTCCATGGGTATAACCTCATCCCATGGTATCCTTTTAGCATCAGCTAAATCAGGGATTGTCGCAACATTTTTTCTTGGAATCATCTATGTTGGGATTGCCTACCTAGGGGCAACAAGTACGGAAGCGTTCGGCCTATTTGATACAGGGGGACCTGTCCTTGGAAAGGCTGCATCTTATTATTTTGGTTCGTTCGGAACAGTCATGCTATCCATTATAATCATACTTGCTTGTCTCACAACCAGTATCGGGCTTATGACAGCTTGTGGTGAATACTTTCATACTTTAATGCCTAGAATCGGTTATAAAATGTGGGTTGTGTTCTTTTCCTTGATTTCTTTAATTATAGCAAATTTTGGATTATCAAACATTATTACATTCTCCATTCCTGTGTTAATGTTTCTCTATCCACTTGCAATTGCCTTAATGTTGCTAGCCTTTGTATCTAAGCTATTTAACCATTCGCAAATTGTATATGTTACTGTTATCGGTGTCACATTTTGTATAAGTATAATTGATGGGTTTAAAACCTTATGCAGTTTGCTAGAAATGGACTATTTTGCTTGGCTGGCTCCGATTGTTTCGTTTTATGAGCGAGCGTTACCTCTATACAAGGATGGACTTGGTTGGTTGCTTCCTGTTTTGACTGCGATTATTATTACATCATTGTTTGTAAGGCTACAGAAGGTTACTGCAGTCCGTGTTAAAAATAAAACAGAGAGCGCTTTGTAA
- a CDS encoding LysR family transcriptional regulator, whose amino-acid sequence MFSLELRQLRLFIEVAKHKSITKAAENMHISQPALSKSLMALEDELGMKLIIRTNKTSDLTDAGKVVLEYALRMTVLVDEMKTTLIDMTNLSRGQINIGLPPFIGSLFFPRVMAKFHHAFPNIELNITEYGGARVVKSVEEGEFELGVAVLPIDEQQFSVYPIVEEEMRLVVYKDHHLSDRVEVELKELREEEFIFYHEEFALNQIMRNHFIAVGFEPKILFKSSQWDLMTEMVAANLGITILPQSICNRAFNSDLQVIKLQDNIMWKLAVITKKDRYISNAGRTFIDFILKEPL is encoded by the coding sequence GTGTTTTCATTGGAATTACGGCAGTTAAGATTATTTATTGAGGTAGCTAAGCATAAAAGCATTACAAAAGCAGCAGAGAATATGCATATTTCTCAGCCAGCATTGAGCAAGTCTCTAATGGCACTAGAAGATGAACTGGGCATGAAATTGATTATTAGGACCAACAAGACAAGTGACCTTACAGATGCAGGGAAGGTGGTCCTCGAATATGCTCTAAGGATGACCGTCTTAGTAGATGAAATGAAAACTACTTTAATTGATATGACGAACTTATCAAGAGGTCAAATCAATATTGGATTACCTCCATTTATTGGAAGCCTTTTTTTTCCAAGGGTCATGGCCAAATTTCATCATGCTTTTCCGAATATAGAATTAAATATTACAGAGTATGGTGGTGCAAGAGTCGTAAAAAGTGTGGAAGAAGGTGAATTTGAACTGGGTGTTGCTGTACTTCCAATCGATGAACAGCAATTTTCGGTTTATCCCATCGTAGAGGAAGAGATGAGGCTAGTGGTTTACAAAGATCATCATTTATCAGATCGTGTAGAGGTGGAGTTAAAGGAATTAAGGGAAGAAGAGTTTATTTTTTATCATGAGGAATTTGCTTTAAATCAAATAATGAGAAATCATTTCATTGCTGTTGGTTTTGAACCTAAAATTTTATTCAAAAGTTCTCAATGGGACCTGATGACGGAGATGGTTGCAGCAAACCTTGGGATTACTATCCTTCCACAATCGATCTGCAACCGGGCTTTTAATTCGGATTTACAGGTAATTAAACTTCAGGATAATATTATGTGGAAACTAGCTGTCATTACAAAAAAAGACCGCTACATTTCTAACGCGGGGAGAACCTTTATTGATTTCATTCTAAAAGAACCATTATAA
- a CDS encoding CidA/LrgA family holin-like protein: MIQVLFLHVFLFLGVALKELIPLPIPASMFGLALLFLALYFKIIKLEWVEKGASWLMAELLLFFIPSAVGIVNYDEIISLQGAEIVVLIAISTAIVMGMTALIAEKISGRKRSEQH; the protein is encoded by the coding sequence GTGATACAAGTTTTATTTTTACATGTTTTTTTATTTCTTGGTGTGGCACTAAAGGAATTGATTCCTCTTCCAATTCCCGCTTCTATGTTCGGATTAGCTCTTCTTTTTCTAGCACTTTATTTCAAAATTATTAAATTGGAATGGGTGGAAAAAGGGGCAAGTTGGCTGATGGCTGAGTTGCTGTTATTTTTTATTCCATCCGCAGTTGGAATAGTAAATTATGATGAAATTATTAGCCTTCAGGGTGCGGAAATTGTTGTTTTAATTGCCATTAGTACAGCAATAGTTATGGGAATGACTGCACTAATTGCTGAAAAAATATCAGGGCGTAAAAGGAGTGAGCAGCATTGA
- a CDS encoding LrgB family protein — translation MTVLFTVITYLVYRFAKRTYTKMALPFFHPLLLAPILLIVLISITHVPATQYLEASKWLTHLLGPATVAFAVPIYKNLSIIKKYIGTIIISITSGSLVAILSTLGLSKLIHLNYDFVTSILPRSITTPIAIEVSKEIGGLPTLTTVFVILTGVIGGVVGPMVLKTLSIKTPIAKGLALGMGAHGAGTNKALEYGEQEATFSSLAMIFAAFITLIWAALLIPPLMNIPHLF, via the coding sequence ATGACGGTACTATTTACGGTCATAACCTATCTTGTCTATCGGTTTGCCAAAAGAACCTATACCAAAATGGCACTTCCGTTTTTTCATCCGTTACTGCTTGCACCTATCTTATTAATTGTTCTTATATCGATTACACATGTACCAGCTACTCAATACCTGGAGGCATCTAAGTGGCTAACTCATCTATTGGGTCCAGCCACTGTTGCCTTTGCGGTACCCATATACAAAAATTTATCGATTATTAAAAAGTATATCGGTACTATTATCATTAGTATTACTTCAGGTTCACTCGTGGCTATTTTGTCAACCTTAGGACTTTCAAAATTAATCCACTTGAACTATGATTTCGTCACTTCCATCCTTCCAAGGTCTATCACGACTCCAATTGCGATTGAAGTATCAAAAGAAATTGGTGGATTGCCAACCCTGACAACTGTTTTTGTCATTTTAACCGGTGTAATTGGCGGTGTTGTCGGTCCGATGGTTCTTAAAACTCTGTCAATCAAAACCCCTATTGCCAAAGGGCTCGCATTAGGGATGGGGGCACATGGAGCTGGGACTAATAAAGCGTTAGAGTACGGTGAACAGGAAGCAACGTTTTCATCCTTAGCGATGATTTTTGCGGCCTTCATTACCCTTATCTGGGCTGCGCTGCTCATTCCTCCATTGATGAATATTCCACATTTATTTTAA
- a CDS encoding IS3 family transposase (programmed frameshift) — MSKFTIEEKLEAVIRYHQGSEGVKFIAKSIGVHHTVLLNWIKQYEHHGEDAFKNPYTSYTTEFKLDVLNYIKETGTSIRETAAIFNIATHSTIQKWLKGFESNGIDALKTTQKGRSPMKKETNKPQPVEGSDEALRAENERLRMEIAYLKKLQGLNSRKGKITEQDKAQIIYELRHEFKVIDLVKVAGMARSTYYYWVKQMDRPDKYKEVKELIQEIFDEHQGRYGYRRITLELRKRDLKINHKTVRHLMNEMGIKCLVRMKKYRSYRGNVGKIAPNILERNFKASKPNEKWVTDVTEFHLHGEKLYLSPVLDLYNGEIIAYNIEKRPVYLLVSKMLDKAFERLAEGDAPILHSDQGWHYQMKHYQHALKEHGITQSMSRKGNCLDNAVMENFFGLLKSELLYLKDFESMEHFKVELEKYIYYYNHKRIKVKLEGMSPVQYRTHAQVAA; from the exons ATGTCTAAATTTACTATTGAGGAAAAACTAGAAGCAGTTATTCGATATCACCAGGGATCGGAAGGGGTAAAATTTATAGCTAAATCCATAGGAGTACATCATACTGTCTTACTAAATTGGATAAAACAATATGAACACCACGGTGAAGATGCCTTTAAAAATCCCTATACATCCTACACAACAGAGTTTAAACTAGACGTACTAAATTATATAAAAGAGACAGGGACGTCTATAAGGGAAACTGCTGCAATTTTTAATATTGCAACACATAGCACCATTCAAAAATGGTTAAAAGGTTTCGAATCAAATGGAATAGATGCCCTAAAAACAACACAAAAGGGGCGTTCACCTATGAAAAAGGAAACAAACAAACCTCAACCAGTGGAAGGATCTGACGAAGCACTAAGAGCTGAAAATGAGCGTTTACGTATGGAGATTGCTTACTTAAAAAAGTTACAAG GCCTTAATTCAAGAAAAGGAAAAATTACAGAACAGGACAAAGCGCAAATAATCTATGAATTAAGGCATGAATTTAAAGTAATCGATCTAGTAAAGGTCGCTGGTATGGCGCGTAGTACGTATTACTATTGGGTTAAACAAATGGATCGTCCAGATAAGTATAAGGAGGTCAAAGAATTGATTCAGGAGATCTTTGATGAACATCAAGGACGTTATGGATATCGTCGAATCACATTAGAATTGCGTAAACGGGACTTAAAAATTAATCATAAAACAGTCCGACACTTGATGAATGAAATGGGGATAAAATGTCTTGTACGCATGAAAAAATATCGTTCTTATCGTGGAAATGTAGGGAAAATTGCCCCTAATATTTTGGAGCGCAATTTTAAAGCGTCAAAGCCAAATGAGAAGTGGGTAACAGATGTAACAGAATTCCATTTACACGGAGAAAAGCTATATTTATCCCCCGTTTTAGATTTATACAACGGAGAAATCATCGCTTATAACATAGAAAAACGTCCTGTTTATCTACTTGTTTCAAAAATGTTGGACAAAGCTTTTGAGCGTTTAGCAGAGGGAGACGCCCCCATTCTCCATTCTGACCAAGGTTGGCACTATCAAATGAAGCATTACCAACATGCATTAAAAGAACATGGTATTACTCAAAGTATGTCACGTAAGGGGAATTGTTTAGATAATGCGGTCATGGAGAATTTCTTTGGCCTATTAAAGTCTGAACTACTCTATTTAAAAGATTTTGAAAGTATGGAGCATTTTAAAGTAGAATTAGAGAAATATATTTATTACTATAATCACAAACGAATTAAGGTAAAACTAGAGGGCATGAGTCCAGTCCAATACCGAACTCATGCCCAAGTAGCTGCCTAA
- a CDS encoding NAD(P)-dependent oxidoreductase yields the protein MTKEVGFIGLGNMGQPMVLNLLKAGYKVKVYNRTPSKAVAVVEAGAQQVNKLCDAVTTGGIVITMVSNDQALEEIVLGPDGFAQKLGAGGIHLSMSTVSPETSKKLAASHQQHGSYLVASPVFGRPEAATAQKLNILSSGPLEAKERVKPVQEALGQRIFDIGEEPGAANVIKLGGNFMIMAAMEAMAESFNLAEKNGIDRELAAEVYASTLFNCTVYQGYGQMIAKKRFEPAGFQLSLGLKDCNLVLEEATATKTPMPLANLVHNRLLASVAKGRENQDWSALTRISMEEAGLE from the coding sequence ATGACAAAAGAAGTGGGCTTTATCGGTCTTGGTAACATGGGACAACCAATGGTTTTGAATCTTTTAAAAGCAGGATATAAGGTAAAGGTGTATAACCGTACACCTAGTAAAGCAGTTGCTGTAGTGGAAGCAGGGGCTCAGCAGGTAAATAAATTATGTGATGCAGTTACCACTGGTGGAATAGTGATCACCATGGTGTCGAACGACCAGGCACTCGAAGAGATTGTCTTGGGGCCTGATGGATTTGCTCAAAAGTTAGGTGCTGGTGGTATTCACTTATCAATGAGCACCGTATCTCCCGAGACATCAAAGAAACTAGCAGCATCTCATCAACAGCATGGCAGTTATTTGGTAGCATCCCCTGTTTTTGGTCGACCTGAGGCAGCGACAGCTCAAAAACTAAATATCCTCTCATCTGGTCCACTTGAAGCTAAAGAGCGTGTCAAGCCAGTGCAAGAAGCTCTAGGGCAGCGGATTTTTGATATTGGTGAAGAACCGGGGGCTGCCAATGTGATAAAGCTGGGTGGTAACTTTATGATTATGGCTGCCATGGAGGCGATGGCAGAGTCTTTTAATTTAGCAGAGAAAAATGGAATTGATCGAGAGTTAGCTGCAGAGGTTTATGCGTCAACCTTATTTAACTGTACAGTCTATCAAGGATACGGTCAGATGATTGCTAAGAAAAGGTTTGAACCTGCAGGTTTTCAGCTATCACTTGGTCTAAAAGATTGCAATCTTGTCCTGGAGGAAGCAACCGCAACAAAAACCCCGATGCCACTTGCTAACTTAGTACATAATCGTCTCCTTGCTTCTGTAGCAAAGGGCCGAGAGAATCAAGACTGGTCAGCCTTAACTAGGATTTCGATGGAAGAGGCCGGACTAGAATAA
- a CDS encoding HAD family hydrolase, which translates to MTTMKCLSIDLDGTLLNSKQEITEENVKALNELQERGHCVILNTGRAYADVIKLPAVQNMEVPIFCINGSVLYSASREVLYEATLPVSIYQEMFSILIELGVGILVYTNYGGFPSTLPPLHGKSKEELNILFQKFNYDGILEKEQLKIYKVIALVHPEQQERVEEIKTALAGKFPISMASSFPNNVEITSNEAHKGKALLRYQQMMNLSFEDIIAFGDGGNDLAQFEVASTSVAMGNAPLHVQQKANLITKTNDEDGFAYAVRHLLQLLPNDKEELVF; encoded by the coding sequence ATGACAACCATGAAATGTTTATCAATAGATTTAGATGGTACATTATTAAATTCCAAGCAAGAAATTACTGAAGAGAATGTGAAAGCATTGAACGAATTGCAAGAACGAGGGCACTGCGTTATCTTAAATACAGGACGTGCTTACGCAGATGTGATTAAATTACCGGCAGTACAAAATATGGAGGTTCCTATCTTTTGTATCAATGGTTCTGTTTTATATTCTGCATCAAGAGAGGTACTGTATGAAGCAACTCTTCCTGTTTCCATTTATCAAGAAATGTTTTCAATTTTAATAGAATTAGGGGTAGGAATTCTTGTTTATACAAATTACGGTGGCTTTCCGTCTACCTTGCCTCCTTTACATGGCAAAAGTAAAGAAGAGCTAAATATTCTTTTTCAAAAATTCAATTATGATGGAATTTTGGAAAAGGAACAATTAAAAATCTATAAAGTAATTGCTTTGGTCCATCCCGAGCAACAAGAACGTGTAGAGGAAATAAAAACTGCATTAGCTGGCAAATTTCCGATATCTATGGCATCATCTTTTCCCAATAATGTCGAGATTACCTCCAATGAAGCACATAAGGGGAAGGCTTTATTGCGTTACCAACAGATGATGAACCTTTCGTTTGAAGATATTATTGCATTTGGTGATGGCGGCAACGATTTGGCACAGTTTGAGGTGGCCAGCACATCGGTTGCAATGGGGAATGCCCCTCTCCATGTTCAACAAAAGGCCAATCTCATTACAAAAACAAATGATGAAGATGGCTTTGCTTATGCTGTACGTCATCTATTACAATTATTACCCAATGATAAAGAAGAATTGGTATTTTAA
- a CDS encoding glycosyltransferase: MKKKILTITIIIFLAMINTTNVGAQVRTPVKKICITESVINLKYPMQKLWVEHAWWTREFIVSNIAGLKDQNAVLERLLNNQEDLGNIIKPYYGQEAGNKLTILLKEHIMIAGKIIEAAKKNDQASVEQLNKTWYRNADEIVAFLTSANPNWSKKGLTEMFYTHLKLTTDEVVDRLKGDWAGDIKTADTNEEHLIHMGEILTDGIVKQFPEKFK, encoded by the coding sequence ATGAAAAAGAAGATACTAACGATTACAATTATTATCTTTCTTGCCATGATCAACACAACTAATGTTGGGGCACAGGTAAGAACACCAGTAAAGAAGATATGTATAACTGAATCTGTCATCAATCTAAAATATCCAATGCAAAAACTGTGGGTAGAACATGCCTGGTGGACAAGAGAATTCATTGTGTCAAATATAGCAGGGCTCAAGGATCAAAATGCTGTACTAGAAAGACTACTGAATAATCAAGAGGATCTAGGAAATATCATTAAACCTTATTACGGTCAAGAGGCAGGAAACAAGCTTACTATTTTATTGAAGGAACATATTATGATAGCTGGTAAGATAATCGAGGCGGCCAAAAAAAATGACCAAGCAAGTGTGGAACAATTAAATAAAACCTGGTATCGAAACGCAGATGAAATTGTGGCATTCCTAACAAGTGCCAACCCAAATTGGTCTAAAAAAGGTTTAACAGAAATGTTTTATACTCATTTAAAGTTAACAACAGATGAAGTAGTGGATCGGTTAAAAGGGGATTGGGCTGGTGATATAAAAACAGCTGACACGAACGAAGAACATCTTATCCATATGGGTGAAATACTAACTGATGGGATTGTAAAGCAGTTTCCAGAGAAGTTTAAGTAA
- a CDS encoding CPBP family intramembrane glutamic endopeptidase translates to MYLFALSAFAEADGDPNSYFDRIELVGVHVNPLYDFVLTHINYVFWLLGLVITIRLIHKRTFKTLITPNKKINWMRIFWGFSLFFCLVSGTTLIDFIFNPGDYAFNNIKWEDFLKLFFFVLILTPMQTTAEEVFFRGYLMQWFGRKINHSLLLSIIVGSIFGMLHFSNPEMNYSAFFVGSDYVLSGIVWCYITAKTNSAEITIGAHAANNMFLGWFLTMDDAVFGKIPSLFVVSDINPQISLLWTIITLSVFTFFAIKKFGKNYRI, encoded by the coding sequence ATGTACCTTTTTGCTTTAAGTGCATTTGCTGAGGCAGATGGAGATCCAAATTCTTATTTCGATAGAATTGAGTTGGTGGGTGTTCATGTTAATCCGCTATATGATTTTGTTTTGACACATATTAATTATGTTTTTTGGCTACTGGGTTTAGTTATTACCATTAGGCTGATTCATAAACGAACATTCAAAACTCTCATCACTCCTAATAAAAAAATAAACTGGATGAGAATTTTTTGGGGATTCAGCTTGTTTTTTTGCTTAGTTTCCGGAACGACACTGATTGATTTTATTTTCAATCCAGGAGATTATGCATTCAATAATATTAAATGGGAGGACTTTCTTAAGCTGTTTTTCTTTGTTTTAATCTTAACACCTATGCAAACAACAGCGGAAGAGGTGTTTTTTAGGGGCTACCTAATGCAGTGGTTTGGTCGAAAGATTAATCATTCACTATTATTATCAATCATTGTAGGTTCTATTTTTGGTATGCTTCATTTCAGTAACCCGGAAATGAATTATTCAGCATTTTTTGTGGGTAGTGATTATGTACTTTCTGGAATAGTGTGGTGTTACATTACTGCAAAAACAAATAGCGCAGAAATAACGATTGGTGCCCATGCGGCAAATAATATGTTTCTTGGTTGGTTTTTAACCATGGATGATGCAGTCTTTGGGAAAATTCCTTCCTTATTTGTAGTAAGTGATATCAATCCACAGATCTCCTTGTTATGGACTATTATTACTTTATCCGTCTTTACGTTCTTTGCAATTAAAAAATTTGGAAAAAACTATAGAATTTAA
- a CDS encoding S1 domain-containing RNA-binding protein: MSVEIGSKVQGKVTGITNFGAFVELPGGTTGLVHISEVAESYVKDINDHLKVGDMVEVKVISEKDGKTALSIKKAIDRPESQTSSYSQRPARQGRSDNRSKDFRPKSNFKPKESFEDKMVKFLKSSEENLSSLKRNTETKRGGRGGRRG, from the coding sequence ATGTCAGTTGAAATAGGCAGCAAAGTACAAGGAAAAGTAACAGGAATCACTAATTTTGGAGCATTCGTAGAATTGCCTGGCGGTACAACGGGTCTTGTGCATATAAGTGAAGTTGCGGAAAGCTATGTTAAGGATATTAATGACCACCTTAAAGTAGGCGACATGGTTGAAGTAAAGGTAATTAGTGAGAAAGACGGAAAAACTGCCTTATCCATTAAAAAAGCAATCGATAGACCGGAAAGTCAAACCTCTTCTTACTCACAACGCCCAGCAAGGCAAGGGAGATCTGACAACCGTTCTAAAGATTTTCGTCCAAAAAGCAATTTCAAACCTAAAGAATCATTTGAAGATAAAATGGTTAAGTTTTTAAAGTCTAGTGAAGAAAATTTATCTTCACTTAAACGCAACACAGAAACAAAGCGTGGCGGCCGAGGCGGAAGACGCGGATAA
- a CDS encoding formate/nitrite transporter family protein — MAYSKPDQIMEITIENGTKKTKNSPLQTLILGFEAGAFIALGYLLCIRVTASLSINLEGLSSLIGASVFPIGLILTLLAGGELLTGNMMAVPLARMARKVSTSKVIINWFLVTISNFLGAIFVAYFFGHLVGLTETGPFLEKTVSIAEHKLEASFLQAFVSGIGCNWLVASAVWLSYGANDMTGKIVGIWFPTMAFVAIGFQHVVANMFVIPAAIFAGHFSWTQYINNFVPVLLGNAVGGSVFIAMAYWHAYSKKDVPYQEPKIVQSIMKTGIR; from the coding sequence ATGGCCTATAGTAAACCAGATCAAATTATGGAAATAACCATAGAGAATGGTACGAAGAAAACTAAAAACTCTCCATTGCAGACGTTAATTTTAGGTTTTGAAGCAGGTGCATTTATTGCGCTGGGATATTTACTTTGCATACGTGTGACAGCAAGCTTATCAATCAATTTGGAAGGATTAAGCAGCTTGATTGGCGCATCTGTATTTCCTATTGGATTAATTCTTACTTTACTTGCAGGAGGCGAGTTATTAACAGGTAATATGATGGCTGTGCCGCTTGCAAGGATGGCAAGAAAGGTTTCTACTAGTAAGGTCATTATAAATTGGTTTCTTGTGACAATTAGTAACTTTCTAGGAGCTATTTTTGTCGCCTATTTCTTTGGTCATTTAGTAGGTCTAACTGAAACTGGTCCATTTTTAGAAAAAACGGTTAGTATTGCAGAGCATAAACTTGAAGCATCATTTCTCCAAGCCTTTGTTTCAGGTATAGGTTGTAACTGGTTGGTTGCTTCCGCGGTCTGGCTTTCGTATGGAGCCAACGATATGACAGGGAAAATAGTTGGGATTTGGTTTCCAACGATGGCTTTTGTGGCAATTGGGTTTCAACACGTAGTAGCCAATATGTTTGTCATTCCTGCTGCGATTTTTGCAGGTCATTTTTCTTGGACGCAGTATATTAACAATTTTGTTCCGGTTCTCTTAGGTAATGCAGTAGGAGGATCCGTGTTTATTGCAATGGCTTATTGGCATGCATATAGCAAAAAAGATGTACCATATCAAGAGCCAAAGATTGTTCAATCTATAATGAAAACGGGTATTAGATAG